The genome window CGAGCTGTTCCTGGTGGCCGGGTTTCCCGCAGCAGCAGGCATCGTCAACTTTGTGGTGCTGACGTCTGCCGCTTCCTCGGCCAACAGTGGCGTATTTTCGTCTAGCCGCATGCTGTTTGGCCTGGCCAATCAGGACAACGCCCCAGGGATTTTCCGACGTCTGTCGGGCAATAGCGTGCCTCTGCTGAGCCTGGCGTTCACCACACTGCTAATGCTGGTGGGCGTGTTGTTGCTTTTCATCGTTCCTGAAGTGATGACCGCATTCACCATTGTTTCTACTGTATCGGCCATCCTGGTGATTTTTACTTGGTCGACCATCCTGGCCTCGTATATCGCCTACCGCAAAAAGCGACCTGAGCTGCATGCCAAATCGGCCTACAAAATGCCTGGCGGCGTGCCAATGGCCTGGTTTTCCCTGGCGTTTCTGGGCTTTGTTCTTTGTCTGCTGGCATTGAGACCTGACACTCGTATTGCCTTGCTGGTCATGCCAGGATGGTTCATTTGGTTGGCGATCGCTTATCAACTGACCGATGCCAGGAAGCCGAAATCCGCGCCTGGCAACAGCGAAGGTAATGCGCCTCCCCCGCGCAACATCACGCAGAGCGCGAACATCCCGTAAGTCAATTGCGGATAGGCACCGAGAGAGGTCCGGGTTTGATCAACCTGAGGAGCAAGTAGCCAGAGGCCAACCGACGCGCGCTGCACGCAGGAGGCTGGCCTTGACAACCAGGCGGTGAAAGGGGGCAATGACGAAGATGTAGGCCCGGCCTAGCCGGTTGTGGCACTGGACCACGGTTGAAAAAACGAGTTGGCGACTGCCTGCTGGCTCTGCCTCTTCAGAACAGAGGATCGATATCCGGAAGTCGAGGTGCTTGTCGTCCTCTCCCAAGACGATTTCAGTCTGGTTCGTGCTGTAGACCTTGAAGATGCCAACCCGATTGGCAAGTGATGCCAAATGCCTGGCTGTCTTGAGACCAAAACAGGCAACGATAGCGTCTCGGACGCTCATGAGCCATCCGATCCAGGATGGCTGGTGAGAAAGGATGAATCGAGCCAGCAAATCCGGATCGCGGGATGTGCCCGCCGGGAGCCGAATCGCAAAAGCGTCCGCCAGGTCCATCGACGTGTAAAGGTGGGTGACGCCGGACCTCAAGGGGACCGGTACTGACACAATGAGCTCAAATTCTCGGGGCATCGGGGATCTCTCCTGGGTCTAACGACTGATTGGACGACATGCCATGTCGCGTTTCTGGTTGCGATGGTTTGTCGTAAAACGCTCCTTGTCGCCCTGTGGGTGTGTGTCAGGTTCAGAAGTGGCTGGATGTTGTTGAGGCGCCCACTTTTCCTTGCCGGATACTGAGCTCGATCAAGGCATCATAGAGCGCTTGCTGCCCAGCGGGCAGAACAGGGCCCAACATCGCACGGCGCTTGTCGACATCGAACCAGGATTCAACCAACCATCCCACCAGATAGAGCGCCGAAAGGCATCCGCCCGCAGTTGCAACGTTCCCCTGGCATACAAGAGGCTGGTCCACGGGCTCGAGTCCCAGCGCTTGCAAGCCCGATCGTGCATCCGGGTGTGTAGTTGCCTGGCCATTGAGCAGCCCAAGCCGTTCGAGAATGAAAGCGCCGGCGCATATAGAGCCGATTCGCTGGCGCCTGGCGTCAAGTTCAAACGACGGCAGGAAATCTGGATCGGCAAGTGCAGCGGGTACCCCTTCCCTGCCGCTGACGAACAATACCGCGTCGGCACTATTGGCCTCGGAAAGTGGACCGTGCACCGAAACAGGCAGACCGTGCGCCGAACGCACGACAGCACTGGAAGCCAATATGCGGACGTGCCAGTCTTCAGTGTTGCGGCCTAGAATGTCCCACATCAGGAACAGGTCGATATCCGTGAATTGGTCGAAAGCAACCAGAACGATTTTCTTCAAGGCGAACTCCATGAAAAGTGCTGGCGTGCAAAACGCAACGGCCATCTTTGCGGGTGTTCGCAGCGTATCAATCGGTTGCGCACCATACACAGTCTGTATGGCACTCACTCTGGAGCGAAATTACGGGTGAAAAAACTGACTCGTCACCATTGGATCGCGGCTGGTTTTGAGGCCCTCGACCAAATAGGGCATGTTGGCGTTTCGGCCGAGAGTCTATCGCGCCGATTGGGTGTGACCCGCGGATCGTTCTATCACCATTTCCGCAATCGCGAAGATTTTGTCCGCACCTTGCTGGCCGCTTGGGAAGAAGACTACACGGAGCGTATGCTCGCCTATGCGGCCCAGGGTCGCAGCGCGGGCGAAATCTTGAAACGCTACTTGAGTATTGCCACAGAGAAACAACCGGGACGGGAAGTTTCCATCCGAGCCTGGTCGCTGCACGACCCGTTGGTAAGCGAGTTTCAGCAGCGTGTCGACACAAGACGACTGGACTTCGCGATACGGTCGTGCCGCCGCTTGGCCCCTATGCCAGGTGAAGCAGAAGTGATTGGCCAGCTAGCCCATCTGTGCCTGATCGGTGGTCAACAGGCAGGGCTGCGGCGTGATGCCGCTCGCTTCAACGGTTTCCTGCATCGAGCCTTTTCACTTTTCGAAGGGGCTCTTCCACCGTGGCGGGCCGATTCCCGCGCCCAAGCTGTCGATGACATCTAAGAACCCATCGACATGCAGTGCGGCATTCGGCTCAAGCCGGATTGGAAACAGCCAACTTGAGCCCAAACGCGACAAAAACACCGCCCGTGAGTCGGTCAAGCGCCTTCAGGGCCGCCGGGCGTTTCAGGAAATTGCTCAACGGCACCGTAGCCGCTACCAGAATGCCAAACCAGGCCAGCGTCAACAGCACGTGTAACACCGCAAGGAAGAAGGAGTAACTGGCCACGCTCGCGCCACTCGGGACAAACTGGGGGAGGAACGTGATGTAGAAGACACCTATCTTGGGGTTCAGCAGGTTCGTCAATAAACCGCGAATAAAGGCGCCACGGGCAGAGGCCGCCATGTTCTCGTTCCCCTGCCCTTGCAGCGTCGTCCTGGGTCGCAGCAGCAGTTTTACACCCAGCCAGACAAGGTACGCGGCACCGACAATTTTCAGCGCAAGGTAAGCCCACTCCGAAGCTTGCAACAGGGCACCTAGCCCCAGTGACACCGCGGCTCCCCACACCAGGCACCCGAGCACGATACCGATAGCAGCCATCGCCGCCGAACGTCGACCGCCGGTCGCTGTAGCGCGAAGCACCATGGCTGTGTCCACGCCGGGGGTCACAGTGAGCACTGACGCAGCAGCGATGAAGGCAAGCAGCAGGGATAAATCGCTCATTTGGATGTCCATGGCAGTCGGCAGCCGTACGGTTATCCACTCTAATTAGCCACTTGGCGTTCGGTCAAACGTTCTGTGTCGCCGCCACCGTCACAGCGCCGCGGCCGCAACGACTCTGGAACGCCAGGCAAAAGCCAGCACCATCAGCAGCCCCAGACCCGCCATGGCCGCGCCGGCCAGGGCAATCGCCGGATAACCCTGCCCGGCATTGATCACTGCGCCGCCCAGTGCCGCACCTATCGCGTTGCCGAGGTTGAAGGCACCGATGTTCACTGCCGAGGCCAGGTTGGGCGCGTCCTTGGCGGCTTCCATGACGCGCATCTGTAGTGGCGGCACCAGGGCGAAGCTGGCGATCCCCCATATCAGGATGGCAACCGCAGCCGGCAGCGGCCAGCGCATCAGGACGGTGAACGCCAGCAACACGAGAATCAGCACGCTCAGCGAAACGATCAGAGTGCGGTCTATCGAGCGATCCGCGGCCTTGCCACCCCACATGTTGCCCAGCGTCAACCCCACACCGAACAGCACCAGCATGGCGGTGATGTAAGCGGTGGACCCGTGGGTCTCGTTGCTGAGGATCGGCGCGATGTAAGTGAAGACGGTAAACATTGCACCCGAGCCGACGACGGTCAGGGCCAACGCCCCCAGCACCGGGCCACGGCCCAGTACCCGAATTTCAGCCAGCACACCGACGCCTTGCGACATTTGCAGGTTGGGCAAGGCGAACCACAGCGCGGCCATGGTCACCCCGCCGAGCCCGGTAATACCCCAGAATGCTGTGCGCCAACCGAACAGTTCGCCGAACCAGGTGGCCAGCGGCACGCCGCCGATGGTCGCCAGGGTCAGGCCCATGAACATTGCCGCAACCGCCCCGGCACGTTTGTCCGGGGCGACCACGCTGGCGGCGACGATGGAGCCAACGCCGAAGAACGCACCGTGGTTCAGTGAAGTCACCACCCTGGCGATCATGAGGCTGTAGTAATCGGTCGCCAGGGCTGACATCAGATTACCCAGGGTGAAAATCGCCATGAGCCCGATCAGCAGATAGCGCCGGGGGATCCTGCCGGTGGTCAGGGTCATCAGCGGCGCGCCGAGCAGTACGCCCAGGGCGTAGGCACTGACCAACAGTCCGGCGGCAGGAATGGAAACACCGAGATCCGCAGCGATGCCCGGCAACATGCCCATGGGGGCGAACTCGGTAACGCCGATGCCAAAGGCACCGATGGCGAGTGCAACAAGTGGTGGATTGATACGCATGGAAGCCTCCTCATCTATGCTGCGAATGCTACGATCCAGTCTTTCCAGGCGGTAGATAGCATTTTTGGCAATCACCTTTGCGCAAGAGGCACAAATGGACTTCAACGGCAGGTCAGGTGAAATGAGCGTGTTCGCCACCGTGGCGCAGGAAGGCAGCCTGTCAGCCGCCGCACGTGCATTGGGGCTGACCCCCTCGGCGGTCAGTCGAATCATCGCGCGTGCCGAACAACGCCTGGGTACCCGCCTGCTGTTGCGTACCACTCGATCGATCACCTTCACCGCCGAGGGCGAGGCTTACCTGCGTGGCGCCCGGCGTATCCTGGCCGACATGGCCGAGGTCGAAGAAGCCATCGCCGACCAGGGCGTGCCCAAGGGCCGTTTGCGGGTCAGTGCCGCCCTTGGCCATGGGCGGCAGGCCATCGTTCCTTTGGTGGCAGCATTCAGTGCCCGCTACCCGAACATCGTCGTCGACCTCACCCTCGGCGACGAAGTGGTTGACATTCTCGGCGGCCAGGCCGATGTGGCGGTACGCTTTGGCCATCTGCCCGACAGCCCGCTGACCGCGCGCAGGATCGGCGACACCGGCCAGG of Pseudomonas fluorescens contains these proteins:
- a CDS encoding DUF2867 domain-containing protein, which translates into the protein MPREFELIVSVPVPLRSGVTHLYTSMDLADAFAIRLPAGTSRDPDLLARFILSHQPSWIGWLMSVRDAIVACFGLKTARHLASLANRVGIFKVYSTNQTEIVLGEDDKHLDFRISILCSEEAEPAGSRQLVFSTVVQCHNRLGRAYIFVIAPFHRLVVKASLLRAARVGWPLATCSSG
- a CDS encoding DJ-1/PfpI family protein, which translates into the protein MKKIVLVAFDQFTDIDLFLMWDILGRNTEDWHVRILASSAVVRSAHGLPVSVHGPLSEANSADAVLFVSGREGVPAALADPDFLPSFELDARRQRIGSICAGAFILERLGLLNGQATTHPDARSGLQALGLEPVDQPLVCQGNVATAGGCLSALYLVGWLVESWFDVDKRRAMLGPVLPAGQQALYDALIELSIRQGKVGASTTSSHF
- a CDS encoding TetR/AcrR family transcriptional regulator, with translation MKKLTRHHWIAAGFEALDQIGHVGVSAESLSRRLGVTRGSFYHHFRNREDFVRTLLAAWEEDYTERMLAYAAQGRSAGEILKRYLSIATEKQPGREVSIRAWSLHDPLVSEFQQRVDTRRLDFAIRSCRRLAPMPGEAEVIGQLAHLCLIGGQQAGLRRDAARFNGFLHRAFSLFEGALPPWRADSRAQAVDDI
- a CDS encoding LysE family translocator, with product MSDLSLLLAFIAAASVLTVTPGVDTAMVLRATATGGRRSAAMAAIGIVLGCLVWGAAVSLGLGALLQASEWAYLALKIVGAAYLVWLGVKLLLRPRTTLQGQGNENMAASARGAFIRGLLTNLLNPKIGVFYITFLPQFVPSGASVASYSFFLAVLHVLLTLAWFGILVAATVPLSNFLKRPAALKALDRLTGGVFVAFGLKLAVSNPA
- a CDS encoding MFS transporter, whose protein sequence is MRINPPLVALAIGAFGIGVTEFAPMGMLPGIAADLGVSIPAAGLLVSAYALGVLLGAPLMTLTTGRIPRRYLLIGLMAIFTLGNLMSALATDYYSLMIARVVTSLNHGAFFGVGSIVAASVVAPDKRAGAVAAMFMGLTLATIGGVPLATWFGELFGWRTAFWGITGLGGVTMAALWFALPNLQMSQGVGVLAEIRVLGRGPVLGALALTVVGSGAMFTVFTYIAPILSNETHGSTAYITAMLVLFGVGLTLGNMWGGKAADRSIDRTLIVSLSVLILVLLAFTVLMRWPLPAAVAILIWGIASFALVPPLQMRVMEAAKDAPNLASAVNIGAFNLGNAIGAALGGAVINAGQGYPAIALAGAAMAGLGLLMVLAFAWRSRVVAAAAL
- a CDS encoding LysR family transcriptional regulator, which produces MDFNGRSGEMSVFATVAQEGSLSAAARALGLTPSAVSRIIARAEQRLGTRLLLRTTRSITFTAEGEAYLRGARRILADMAEVEEAIADQGVPKGRLRVSAALGHGRQAIVPLVAAFSARYPNIVVDLTLGDEVVDILGGQADVAVRFGHLPDSPLTARRIGDTGQVVVASPEYLERHGTPQEPEDLLRHNCLRFNFRRAEPNWPFTRDGRAFSLKVSGNIECSSGEALAQLARVGAGIARIGDFTVAEDLLRGDLVPLLEAWNPGDREPIHVVFAGGSAMPARVRVFVDFLLEHHRM